The Bacillus sp. Bos-x628 genome segment TAATTGTAAATCTGCTTTTTCATCATAGAATGCATTTTTCCCATCTTTGAATAATGATAGGTTACAGTGCATACCAGAACCGTTTACACCAAACAATGGTTTTGGCATAAATGTCGCATGTAGACCGTGCTTTCTTGCAATCGTTTTGACAACGAGTTTAAAGGTTTGAATGTCATCACAAGAGCGGATAGCGCCTGCATATTTGAAATCAATTTCATGTTGCCCAGGTGCTACTTCATGGTGAGATGCTTCAATTTCAAAGCCCATCTCTTCCAGTTCAAGTACGATATCACGGCGACAGTTTTCGCCTAGATCTGTTGGTGCAAGATCAAAGTATCCGCCTTTATCGTTTAATTCAAGGGTCGGTTCACCTTTTTCATCAAGTTTAAATAAGAAGAATTCTGGCTCGGGTCCAAGGTTGAAATCGCTAAATCCCAGCTCTTCCATTTCTTTCAAGATACGCTTTAAGTTGTTGCGCGGGTCACCATCAAACGGTGTACCATCTGGTTTATAAATGTCACAAATAAAGCGTGCAACTTTACCTTTTTCTGCTGTCCAAGGGAAAATAACAAATGTATTAAGATCTGGATATAGGTACATATCTGATTCTTCAATACGTACAAATCCTTCAATAGATGAACCATCAAACATACATTTGTTATCGAGAGCTTTCTCAAGCTGGCTCACAGGAATCTCAACATTTTTAATCGTTCCGAGAATGTCTGTAAATTGCAGACGGATGTACTTTACGTTTTCCTCATTTACTAATTTTATGATATCTTCTCTTGTGTATTTTGCCATTTCGTAAAACTCCTCCCCTACAAAAGGTAAAATGTTTATAGCAATGCTTTTGCTAATCAGTTAACGGAAGAACCTTGACATATCCCCTTGCCTAAAGGTCGTTCCTTGTTGGAAACGTCCTGCCTGAATGAGTTCCTTCTTCAGTAGCTTCCTGAGTTCATCATCTGTCAAGTTGTGCTTTGCTGAGGTTTTCTCCTTTGTCTGTATTTCAGACGTTGGATTTTCTGCCTCAGCTTTGGCAAACAGTTTCTTAATTCCTGCCATGTTTACACCTTGTTCGATGAGGTTTTTAATCTCTAGTAATTTATCAACATCATGAAAAGAAAATAATCGGCGATTCCCGTCACTTCTTGCTGGAAATACTAAACCATTTTCCTCATAATAGCGAATTTGTCTTGCAGACAGTTCTGTTAGCTGCATGACAATCCCAATTGGAAATAAAGGCATTGAGCGGCGAATGTTATCACTCATCTCAACTGTCTCCTCCTCTTTGCTTAAATTCATTATATGTCATGTTATATTATGTGTCAACAATATGTTAGGAATATTAACATGTATTTGTTTATTTAGATGTCACTTCAATCAAACCTTGATTCATTAAAGAATCTACTGCGCTGCAAACGGCATTTTTCACATGGGCATATGTGAGTCCGCCTTGAACATATGCCGTATAAGGCGGTCTGATCGGTCCATCAGCTGATAATTCGATACTCGCTCCTTGCACAAAAGTACCAGCTGCCATAATGACATCATCTTCATAGCCCGGCATATAGCTTGCGTGCGGCGTCACATGACTGTTGACAGGGGAAGCATATTGAATCGCTTGGCAAAAAGCAATCATTTTTTTAGGATCTCCAAATTCAACGGATTGAATTAAGTCGGTTCTTTTGGCATTCCACGCTGGATTTGTTTGAAATCCAAGCTTTTCAAGAAAACGAGCTGTAAAAACTGCTCCCTTTAAACTTTGCGCAACGACATGAGGCGCTAAGAAGAATCCTTGGTACATCTCTTGAAGCGCATACAGCGATGCACCCGCTTCACTGCCGATGCCTGGTGATGTCATGCGATATGAGCACGCTTCTACCCATCTTTCTTTCCCGACAATGTAGCCGCCTGTTTTGGCAAGACCGCCTCCTGGATTTTTAATAAGAGAACCAGCCATTAAATCTGCACCAACATGACAAGGCTCTTGTAATTCAGTGAATTCACCGTAACAGTTGTCTACAAAGACAATGATTTCTTCATTAATTGACTTCACGAATGTAATCATTTGCTCGATTTCTTCAATAGTAAAGGACGGTCTTGAAGCATAGCCTTTGGAGCGTTGGATACCAATCACTTTTGTTTTAGAAGAGATGGTCTCTTTGACTTTTTCAAAATTGACTGACCCATCTTGAAGTAAATCAACGACCTTGTAGTCAATATGAAAGTCTTTTAATGAGCCTGTCCCTTCTTTTCCGCGGATACCCACTATTTCTTCTAGGGTATCGTACGGCTTTCCTGTCATATAAATCAATTCATCGCCGGGTCTTAATACACCAAACAACGCTATGGAAATTGCGTGTGTGCCTGAAATAATTTGCGGACGCACAAGACCGCTTTCTCCCCCAAATACATCGGCATAAATGTTTTCTAATGTGTTTCTTCCCATATCATCATAGCCATATCCAGTTGTCGGATGAAAATGTGAATCACTAACTTTATGCTTTCGGTAACTTTCGAGTACACGCCACTCGTTTTGTTCACTGATTTGATCAATTTGCTGATGCATGCGTAAAATCTCTTGTTCTGTTTCTGCTGCTACTTTTTCTAACATTTTGCCATGTTTTAATGTGTGAAACATTGTTATTCTATTCCTTTCCTACAACATATACTTCTTAATGTGACCTAATATCGTCTGGTCTTCACCGATAAACCCGGTGACCTCGTAAAGTTCGGCGTCTTTTTGAAACTCTAGCGATTCCACAAGTGTTGCTGATTTTAATGCTGATATCAGCTTTCCTTCATATGCCGGAATGTTCACATGGTAAGGCATTAAAAAGTCTTTTTTCAGCTCTGCCATAATTGTAGCCTTTAACCGCTTGATGTCTTCATCATCTCTAGCGCTTATCAAAATATGCCGCTGCTTTGAAGAAGGGATGAAATCCGGACTGATTTGATCTTCTTTATTATAGACGGTCAGCATAGGAATACGGTCTGCTTCTAATTCCTTTAAAAGCTCATGAACCGTCCGTTCGTGTCCTTCGTAATCCTCATTAGAAGAATCGATCACATGAAGCAAATAGTCTGCTTCCTTCACTTCCTCAAGTGTGGAGCGAAATGCCGCAATGAGTGTCGTTGGAAGGTCTTGAATAAAACCAACTGTATCTGAAATAAGAACACTGTACCCAGATTCTAGTGTCATTTTACGTGTCATTGGATCAAGCGTTGCAAAAAGCAAATCTTCTTCATGACTATCTGCATCTGTTAACTGGTTAAACAAAGTGGATTTACCGGCATTCGTATAACCAACAATGGCAATTTGAAAAACACCATTTTTCTTGCGTCTTTCACGATATCTTGTTCGGTGTTCTTTTACTGCAGACAGCCCCGCGTGAATTTCATGAATTCGGCTACGAATATGGCGTCTGTCTGTTTCAAGCTTTGTCTCACCAGGACCTCTTGCACCAATACCGCCTCCTTGTCTTGAAAGGCTGATTCCTTGTCCGCTTAGTCGTGGTAAGGCATATTGAAGCTGAGCAAGCTCAATTTGTAGCTTCCCCTCTCGTGTACGGGCTCTTTTGGCGAAGATATCTAAAATCAATTGTGTCCGGTCAATAATCTTTACGTCTAAAGCAGTCGCCAAAGCTTTTAACTGGCTTGGAGAAAGCTCATCATTAAATATAATGACATCACATGCTAATTCTGCGCAAAGAACTTCAAGCTCTTCTACTTTCCCTTTTCCAATGTATGTTGCACTGTCTTGTCTATTTCTTTTCTGCGTTATGAAGCTAACGGCTTCTCCGCCCGCTGTTTTTGTTAAGGAAGCTAATTCTTCCATCGAGTATTGAAAGCGTTCATCTGTTACATGCGGCAATTGACAGCCGACAAGTATCGCCTTTTCTTTGTTTTCTTGTTCATTCAACGTGAATTGTTTCCTTTCTGTACTTAAGTTTTCAGTAGTACCATCATACCAAACCGCAACCACGCATACCACTTATTCGGAAGGTTTATTTTACAATGTCTGCTTAAGAAAAGGATACGCCATATTGTTAAGGCGTATCCTCTTTCATTTGAAGATCTTGGCTTTTAATGGTGAGTAAGTCTTTTTTATCATAATGATCTACAAGTAAAAGCCTCATTGCTTGTGCACGAATCGCTTTTTCAATCGTATTCCGTACAAAACGACCATTACTGAATTTTGCAGGGCTCGTTGTACTTTTGATTTGCATTAAATAATCTCTTAATTTCCATTCTGCTTCTTGTGTAAACTGATACTCACGGTCTGCCATCATTCGTTTGGCAATATCCATTAATTGATCAACTGTATAATCAGGAAAATTGATGTTGATCGGAAATCTAGATTGAAGTCCTGGGTTTAATGATAAGAAATGATCCATTTCTTTAGAATAGCCCGCCAAGATCAAAATGAATTCATGTTGTTTATCTTCCATATGTTTGACCAGTGTGTCAATGGCTTCTTTTCCAAAATCCTTCTCTCCTCCGCGCGCAAGAGAGTAAGCTTCGTCAATGAATAAAATACCGCCAAGTGACTTTTTAATTAAATCCCTTGTTTTCTGCGCTGTATGCCCAATGTACTCTCCGACAAGATCACCACGTTCTGCTTCTATTAAATGACCTTTTGATAAAACATTCATCTCAAAGAAAAGCTTTCCGACGAGTCGGGCTACAGTTGTTTTCCCTGTACCTGGGTTGCCTTTAAACATCATATGAAGCGTCTGTTTCCCCACTTTCAGTCCTTGTTCCTGCCTTTTTTGGTTCACAAAAATCCAAGCATAAATTTCTTTTATATTGCGTTTCATTTCATCCATTCCCACAAGACTATTCATTTCACGCTCTATCTCTCTTAAGATGCTGTGTTTGGCCTCATTTTTCTGTAAGGCTTCCAGGTATTCTGCCTCTGAATCTGCATCAATCAATACTTGCTTCTGTCCATTAAGTATAATATTGATTTGGCCGTTGTTTTTATATGTGACAGCTCGCTCCAATGTATTCACCTCTCGCTCTTCTCTCTTTATTCTATTCTGGTGGAGCTGTAATCGTGACAATCGCCCGCTTTTTCCCTATGACATGCATCTTACTTTGTTGTCAAATTGACCCGAGACAACGGATTTTATAGGGAATTCTGCGGTTTCCCAGGAAATGATCTGATGTCTTTATTGTATTCATCCATTTTGTGCGGACAAACCAACAATTTACTTTTTCTTAGAAAAAATGTAGCTTTTTGATCACAAATTGTGCAGAAAAGAGTGTCAATGAATTCCGCATTTTGTACAAGCAATTTTTCTGTTTTCTCATAAAATAAAGACGAGGTGATGAATAGATGGTTAAAATTTTTATTGATCCGGGCCACGGAGGAACAGATTCTGGAGCTGTTGCTAATGGACTTTTTGAGAAAAATTTGACACTTCAAATTGCGCTTTTTCTGAGAGATATCCTGATTAGTGAATATGATGGGATTTCCGTCCGCTTAAGTCGTTCAACTGACCAAACCGTCACTTTATCCGAGCGAACGAATGCTGCAAATAGCTGGAAAGCTGATTATTTCGTATCGATCCATATCAATGCTGGCGGCGGCACAGGTTTTGAAAGCTACGTGTACCCTGGCGTTTCTGCGCCGACAACCACATATCGCAATGCTCTTCATGATGAAATTGCCCGCTCGGTTGATCTCACCGACCGAGGCAAGAAAAATGCGAATTTCCACGTCCTTCGTGAAACTTCTATGTCCGCTATCTTAACAGAGAACGGTTTTATTGATACGACGTCTGATGCAAATAAGCTCCGTAACGCTTCCTTCCTTCAAAGTATCGCTCGCGCACATGCTTCCGGATTAGAAAAGGCGTTTCAATTGAAAAAAAAAGCAACTAACCTTTATAAAGTGCAAGTTGGTGCCTTCAAAGTCAAAGCCAATGCAGATGAACTAGCAAACTCGCTTACATCAAAAGGATTTGATGCATTTGTGTTGTTAGAAGGCGGCTTATTCAGAGTTCAAGCCGGCGCTTTCCGTTCAAAACAAAACGCGGATGAACTCGCTGCAAAAATCAAGCAAGCTGGTCATGACGCATTTGTTTTCCAATAACTGTTATATTAAACAAACCGGCTCTACTAGGGAAGGAGAGCCGGTTTGTTAATTAGTGGATTTACGCTAAAATGTTCACGACAAATTGAGACCAAGTTTCGAGACGATCGAAGTATTCAGGCTTTTTCAATTCAGATACTTTCATCCATTTTCCTGAGATTTGATCTGTTTCTCTTACTTCAACGTGAGCACCAGGTACTAATTCAAGTGCGGATAAAAACCCAATGTGCACACGACCAACACTGTTGTCGTCATCATTGATTAATCCAAGAGTTCGCATATCGAGTTTGTCTTCCTCTTGAATGGAAAGTTCCTCATCGAGTTCACGATCCGTATTTTTCTTTAGGATCTCAGCAAAGTTTTTGCCTTCGATAAAGTTCATATGACCTCCAAAACCAAGAGATAACTTATGATGTAATCTTGTTTCTCCGCCGCCTTGAAGTCTTTCATATACATATACTTCATCTTCACGCTTAATCACGACATAAGGGATTGGCTGCTTGAAGTCTGGATTTTCTTCCGCATCGCCTCTTCGCATCTGTTCAAAGTGTTCTTCGATTTCTTTCATAATGGTTTTGATCGTTTGCTCTTCACTATTTACACCATTAAATGTCAGTGTTTCATTTTGAAATACACATTTGCGCGGTGCAACTAAAATGATTTCATCCATTTTTCCCATGTTGGGTAACCTCCAGTATGTAACAAGTTGTAAGAAATGGCAAAAAGCCAAAACGAGTCATGCGTTTTGACTTTTTCGTTTAGCTTATGATTCATCTCCAAAGAAGAAATCCTCATCTTTTAACGGCTCAACTGTTGCTTTTTTATAGCCGTTCCCTTTCATAGAAAAGAAGTCATGTGATTTTGTTTTTGTATTGAGTCCGTTCAATACGATTGGGTTAATCTCTTCTTCTTCAAAGTAAGGGGCAAATCCAAGATTCATTAACGCTTTATTGGCATTGTAACGAATGAACTTTTTCACGTCATGAGATAAATTGACTTGGTCATAAATATCTTCTGTGTAATGAAGTTCATTTTCATAAAGCTCTTTTAGCAACTCAATGGAGAAATCATAAAGCTCTTTTTGCACGTCCGGTGTTTGTTTGTTGTAAATTTCTTGCGCTAATAATCCAACGTACACCCCGTGAATCGCTTCATCACGCAAAATCAAGTTAATGATTTCACCGCTTTGCATCAGCTTTCCTTGTCCATAAAAATAAAGCGGGTAATAGAAGCCACTATAAAACAGAAAGCTCTCTAAATAAACAGAAGCAACCATTGCTTTAAATAAAGAAAGAGGGTCATCTTCTTGAATTGAACGGTAAAGCCCAACAATTCTATCTGCTTTATTTTGCAAGTATTTATTTGTCTTGACCCATTCAAATACTTCAGTAATCGTTTCTGTCGGAGCAAGCGTCATAAAGATATTTGAGTATGATTTCGCATGAACCGCATTCTCCATCATCGCCATAAAGTTCAAAACCGCTTTACGCTGATGGCCGTTCACATGTTCTGCCACAATCGGCATACCTGTATTTCCTTGTTCTGTATCAAGTAAAGTCAGTCCAGCAAGTACCTTCATGTACGTATCCCGCTCTTCTTCACTTAAATATTTCCATGTCAAGAGATCACCGTTTAACGAGATCTCTTCTGGAAGCCAGAACTGCTTTACATTTTGATTGTAAAACATTTGTGTAAAATCATCTTCGTGTATTGACCAGTTGGCTGCATCATAAATTTTTGTCACTTTAAACTCTCCTTTAATCAAACAACACAAGAAAGACAGCCTTCCTGCCCTGTATCCTTCGTTCTTGCATAATAAAGCGTTTTAATGCCTTTATGGTGCGCATAAAGATCAATGCGGTTTAAATCTCGCGTTGTCATCGTGTCTTTTAAGAATAGAGTGAAACTAATTCCTTGATCGACGTGCTGCTGAATGGTTGCGATCATATCCACCACTTTAAACATGTCCATATCATATGCTTCTTTATAGAAGAACCAGTTTTGCGCTGAAAGTCCTGGCATTGGGTAGTATGTTTTGCTGTTTCCGTATGTTCTTTCTTCAATACGTTCCATAATTGGCATGACAGACGCTGTTGCTGATTGAACGTATGAAATTGAACCTGTTGGCGCAATACATAATCTATAGCTATGGTACATCCCATTCTCTGCTACAAACTCTTTCAAAGCAGCCCAATCTTCTTTTGTCGGAATGTGCATTCCTTCAAATAGTGCTGCTGCTTTTTCTGTTTTTGGCGTGAAATCATTTTCTACGTATTTATTGAAGTACTCGCCAGTGGCATAGCTAGAGCCTTCATAACGGTAGAACGTTTCCCCTTTTTCTTTTGCCAGCTCACTTGAGCGCTTAATAGAATAATAGTTTACCATCATAAAGAACGTATTCGCAAAATCTCTTGCTTCTTCACTTTCGTATGCAATTTGGTTTTGAGCTAAGTAACCATGCAGGTTCATAGCACCTAGACCGATTGATTTCATCGCTTTGTTGGCTTTTCTGACTGCCGGCGCATTGCGAATATCCGTTGTTTCAGAGACAAGCGTTAATGAGTCGGTTGCAAGTTTGACTGTTTTTTCAATAGACTTGTTTTTCATGACATTCATGATATTTAATGAGCCAAGGTTGCAAGAAATATCAAGACCGATTTCATCTTCTTGATCGTAGTCAGTGTAAGAAGACACCTCTGAAGCCTGAAGCACTTCTGAACAAAGGTTTGAGAATTTCACACGTGAGATATGGTTCAGTGCATGTTCTCTATTGACATTGTCTTGGAACATGATGTATGGATAGCCTGATTCCGAGCGTAGTACAGCTAATTTTTCAAGAAGCTTTCTCGGATTGACTTTTTCCTTTTTGACTTTCGGATTATCTACAAGTTCATCGTACATCTCTTCCATGTCCATCTCATCAAGATGCTGTCCGTATGCTTTATAAACTGTATGCGGATAGAATGTGTAAGCTGTTTTATCTTCTCTTGCCAGCTCTATAAATTTATCTGGGATCACAACACCGATTGAAAGTGTTTTAACACGAACATCTTCATCAGCAGAGATTTTCTTTGTGTCTAAGAAATCGTTGATATCTCTGTGGAAAATATTGAGGTAAGCACTACCTGATCCTTGTCTTTGTCCCATTTGATCAGCATACCTGAATGCATTATCGAGAAGCTTCATCACACCTACGACACCTTTTGTCGCATTTTCTACATCTTTGATCGCTTCACCTTTAGCACGAAGCTTTGAAAGGTTGAGACTCACACCGCCACCTAGTTTTGAAAGCTGCATGGAGATATCAATCGCTCTTGAAATATCATTTAATGAGTCATTCACTTCGAGTAAGAAACAGCTCACCAGCTCACCACGTCTTTTACGACCGGCATTTAAAAATGTCGGTGTACTCGGCTGGTATTCTTGATTGATCATCAATTCCACAAACTCAAGTGCTTTCTCTTTGTCGCCGCCTGCGAAGAAAAGAGCCACAATTGAAATGCGGTCTTCATAGCGCTCAAGAATTTTCTTTTTATCGTTTGTTTTGAGTGCATAATCATTGTAAAACTTAAACGCACTCATAAATGATGGGAATCTAAATTTCTTGGCATAGGCAGCATCAAATACTTCTTTAATATCATCCATGCTGTATTGTCTTAAAAATTCTTCTTCATAGTAGTCGTTTTCTATTAAGTAATGAATCTTTTCTTCCAAATTGTGAAAGAAGACCGTATTTTGATTAATATAATCTACGAAATAACTATGTACAGCTTCTTTGTCCTTATCGAACTGAAACTTTCCTTCCTTTTGAATCATAATCTCATTATTTAATTGAATCCACTTCGGAACCTGATTTTGTGACAATTCTTTCTACCTCCTGTGTAAACAATTCAACATCCCTTTTTGTTCCGCTTAATTCAAAGGTGTGCAAAATAGGAACTTGATATTGTTTAGAAATCGTATCGGCGCTTTTGGCAA includes the following:
- the glnA gene encoding type I glutamate--ammonia ligase, encoding MAKYTREDIIKLVNEENVKYIRLQFTDILGTIKNVEIPVSQLEKALDNKCMFDGSSIEGFVRIEESDMYLYPDLNTFVIFPWTAEKGKVARFICDIYKPDGTPFDGDPRNNLKRILKEMEELGFSDFNLGPEPEFFLFKLDEKGEPTLELNDKGGYFDLAPTDLGENCRRDIVLELEEMGFEIEASHHEVAPGQHEIDFKYAGAIRSCDDIQTFKLVVKTIARKHGLHATFMPKPLFGVNGSGMHCNLSLFKDGKNAFYDEKADLQLSETARHFIAGIVKHATSFTAVTNPTVNSYKRLVPGYEAPCYVAWSAQNRSPLIRIPASRGISTRVEVRSVDPSANPYLALSVLLAAGLDGIKNKLAAPAPIDRNIYVMDKEERLENGIADLPATLAEALEHLKSNEVMVNALGEHLFEHFVEAKEIEWDMFRTQVHPWERDQYMSQY
- a CDS encoding MerR family transcriptional regulator: MSDNIRRSMPLFPIGIVMQLTELSARQIRYYEENGLVFPARSDGNRRLFSFHDVDKLLEIKNLIEQGVNMAGIKKLFAKAEAENPTSEIQTKEKTSAKHNLTDDELRKLLKKELIQAGRFQQGTTFRQGDMSRFFR
- a CDS encoding methionine gamma-lyase family protein, giving the protein MFHTLKHGKMLEKVAAETEQEILRMHQQIDQISEQNEWRVLESYRKHKVSDSHFHPTTGYGYDDMGRNTLENIYADVFGGESGLVRPQIISGTHAISIALFGVLRPGDELIYMTGKPYDTLEEIVGIRGKEGTGSLKDFHIDYKVVDLLQDGSVNFEKVKETISSKTKVIGIQRSKGYASRPSFTIEEIEQMITFVKSINEEIIVFVDNCYGEFTELQEPCHVGADLMAGSLIKNPGGGLAKTGGYIVGKERWVEACSYRMTSPGIGSEAGASLYALQEMYQGFFLAPHVVAQSLKGAVFTARFLEKLGFQTNPAWNAKRTDLIQSVEFGDPKKMIAFCQAIQYASPVNSHVTPHASYMPGYEDDVIMAAGTFVQGASIELSADGPIRPPYTAYVQGGLTYAHVKNAVCSAVDSLMNQGLIEVTSK
- the hflX gene encoding GTPase HflX, producing MNEQENKEKAILVGCQLPHVTDERFQYSMEELASLTKTAGGEAVSFITQKRNRQDSATYIGKGKVEELEVLCAELACDVIIFNDELSPSQLKALATALDVKIIDRTQLILDIFAKRARTREGKLQIELAQLQYALPRLSGQGISLSRQGGGIGARGPGETKLETDRRHIRSRIHEIHAGLSAVKEHRTRYRERRKKNGVFQIAIVGYTNAGKSTLFNQLTDADSHEEDLLFATLDPMTRKMTLESGYSVLISDTVGFIQDLPTTLIAAFRSTLEEVKEADYLLHVIDSSNEDYEGHERTVHELLKELEADRIPMLTVYNKEDQISPDFIPSSKQRHILISARDDEDIKRLKATIMAELKKDFLMPYHVNIPAYEGKLISALKSATLVESLEFQKDAELYEVTGFIGEDQTILGHIKKYML
- the spoVK gene encoding stage V sporulation protein K, encoding MERAVTYKNNGQINIILNGQKQVLIDADSEAEYLEALQKNEAKHSILREIEREMNSLVGMDEMKRNIKEIYAWIFVNQKRQEQGLKVGKQTLHMMFKGNPGTGKTTVARLVGKLFFEMNVLSKGHLIEAERGDLVGEYIGHTAQKTRDLIKKSLGGILFIDEAYSLARGGEKDFGKEAIDTLVKHMEDKQHEFILILAGYSKEMDHFLSLNPGLQSRFPININFPDYTVDQLMDIAKRMMADREYQFTQEAEWKLRDYLMQIKSTTSPAKFSNGRFVRNTIEKAIRAQAMRLLLVDHYDKKDLLTIKSQDLQMKEDTP
- a CDS encoding N-acetylmuramoyl-L-alanine amidase; translated protein: MVKIFIDPGHGGTDSGAVANGLFEKNLTLQIALFLRDILISEYDGISVRLSRSTDQTVTLSERTNAANSWKADYFVSIHINAGGGTGFESYVYPGVSAPTTTYRNALHDEIARSVDLTDRGKKNANFHVLRETSMSAILTENGFIDTTSDANKLRNASFLQSIARAHASGLEKAFQLKKKATNLYKVQVGAFKVKANADELANSLTSKGFDAFVLLEGGLFRVQAGAFRSKQNADELAAKIKQAGHDAFVFQ
- the nrdF gene encoding class 1b ribonucleoside-diphosphate reductase subunit beta; this encodes MTKIYDAANWSIHEDDFTQMFYNQNVKQFWLPEEISLNGDLLTWKYLSEEERDTYMKVLAGLTLLDTEQGNTGMPIVAEHVNGHQRKAVLNFMAMMENAVHAKSYSNIFMTLAPTETITEVFEWVKTNKYLQNKADRIVGLYRSIQEDDPLSLFKAMVASVYLESFLFYSGFYYPLYFYGQGKLMQSGEIINLILRDEAIHGVYVGLLAQEIYNKQTPDVQKELYDFSIELLKELYENELHYTEDIYDQVNLSHDVKKFIRYNANKALMNLGFAPYFEEEEINPIVLNGLNTKTKSHDFFSMKGNGYKKATVEPLKDEDFFFGDES
- the nrdE gene encoding class 1b ribonucleoside-diphosphate reductase subunit alpha, which gives rise to MSQNQVPKWIQLNNEIMIQKEGKFQFDKDKEAVHSYFVDYINQNTVFFHNLEEKIHYLIENDYYEEEFLRQYSMDDIKEVFDAAYAKKFRFPSFMSAFKFYNDYALKTNDKKKILERYEDRISIVALFFAGGDKEKALEFVELMINQEYQPSTPTFLNAGRKRRGELVSCFLLEVNDSLNDISRAIDISMQLSKLGGGVSLNLSKLRAKGEAIKDVENATKGVVGVMKLLDNAFRYADQMGQRQGSGSAYLNIFHRDINDFLDTKKISADEDVRVKTLSIGVVIPDKFIELAREDKTAYTFYPHTVYKAYGQHLDEMDMEEMYDELVDNPKVKKEKVNPRKLLEKLAVLRSESGYPYIMFQDNVNREHALNHISRVKFSNLCSEVLQASEVSSYTDYDQEDEIGLDISCNLGSLNIMNVMKNKSIEKTVKLATDSLTLVSETTDIRNAPAVRKANKAMKSIGLGAMNLHGYLAQNQIAYESEEARDFANTFFMMVNYYSIKRSSELAKEKGETFYRYEGSSYATGEYFNKYVENDFTPKTEKAAALFEGMHIPTKEDWAALKEFVAENGMYHSYRLCIAPTGSISYVQSATASVMPIMERIEERTYGNSKTYYPMPGLSAQNWFFYKEAYDMDMFKVVDMIATIQQHVDQGISFTLFLKDTMTTRDLNRIDLYAHHKGIKTLYYARTKDTGQEGCLSCVV